TGTAGATATCATTTGTCACCACGGCAATACTATATTGCTGTCGCATTGCCTTACACAAGGCATCAACCAAAGCAGTTTTTCCCGAACCAACTGGACCAGCTACTCCAACTCGAAATGCATTCATAGGATGATTATAGAGATACACATTGTGCTTTCGTGGATTTCAAGGTATTAAAAGATCTTGCAAAAAAAGTAATCACATACAGTTATTTAGTCAAATAAAAGCATCTTTAGCATCAAGTAGGCACCCCCCAAAATTAATTGCCATGACAGAATCACAGTTGCTGTAGTATTTGGGGTAAAAAGCATGAATAGGTTAAATCAGATGAAACAGCTCCTCAACCAAGGTTTCAATTGGAAGCAGCACTGGCAAAGCTTAATTTTGCTAGTGTTAATGATTCTATCAACCCTGCTGATGGCTTCTCCAGCAAGAGCTACAGGTGTTTATCAAATGCCTAATTTGGCAGCAGGCGATCGCACTTGGGTAATCGATCAAGCTGAGGTCTTAAGCCTAGTCAACGAAGGCAAGATTAGCAGCAAACTGGAGGACTTAGCAAAGCAAACTGGTAACGAGGTCAGAATGGTCACCATTCGCCGCCTTGACTACGGTGAAACACCCGCAAGTTTTATTCAAGCCCTATTTGAAAAGTGGTTTCCCACCTCAGAAGCGCAAGCTAATCAAACCTTACTAATGATCGATACCCTCACCAACGGCACCGCGATTGTCAGTGGCGATCAAGTCAAATCATTAATGACCGATAAAATTGCCCAGAGCGTTGCTAACGAAACTGTGTTGGTTCCCTTGCGCGAAGGAGAAAAATACAACCAGGCTTTTCTCGATGCAAGCGATCGCTTAGTTGCCGTATTATCAGGTCAGCCAGATCCGGGTGCACCTCAAGTTACAGAAACTGTTCCGGTAGAAGGTACCTTTAAAAGTGCCGAAGAAACTAACAGTGGCAACGCCACTATTTGGGTAGTTGGTCTATTAATTGCTGCCACCATTATTCCAATGGCAACTTATTACCTGTATGTCAGGTGATGGCATCTTAGTCCTGAACATACTCTTGTCCAGTTACTAAAGCAATTTCAGCCCGGACAAACTCTCGCCCTAGGTAAGCAGCATGATCCAAGCGAGTCACCAGACTGGGCTGAGTTTGCTCAAAAATTTCTATACAAATCTCCTTCGCAGTTCTCCCACTATATAAAGTAGTATGAGTGCGTTCTACCTTACCCCGGACAGGGATCGGCTTGCCCGTTTCTGGATCAACAGCTAAACCGCGCTGATTGATTGTATTTGTAAAATGTTTGGCACAAATTAGCCCTGCTTCCCGATCCAGATAAATAATGAAGTAACCCCCTGGGTCAAGGTCAATATAACGCTTAGAAAGTTTGTCATCAATTGCAGCTAGGGATTCAAGCGTCCGCTCCATGATTGCTCTAAGATTAAAAAACTTTTTTCAACACTTCTTTACCCTAGCTTAATTTTAGTTCTTCCCTTTCCTCTTTGCCTCTGCACCTCTGCGGTTCAGTTGTAAAAGCGGTGCAGACTGTGATTAGGAGCGGCGGGAAAACCTCGACGTTTTTTGTGGTGTCCACCGGCACCAGGATTGTAGATGTTGAATACTGAGGATAGATTGGTAGTCTAGTTTGCTAAAGCTCGTACTTTGAGCTTAGGCTTTTGACTCTAATTTCATAATATCTTTAATGTTTAAACCGTAAAAATACGGTTATTTTAGTAAAAAAATTTAACTTACACTATTTATAAAAAAAATTTTGCAGCTATCAAGGCTTTCTCAGTTAAGTTTCCAATTATGAATCAACTACGTAAAGTAGCGCTATTCCTAGGGGTAGCAGCTACAGTTACTATGACTCCTTTTGCTGCTCAAGCTCAGACCTGTGCTGAGTCAAGCCAGACACCATTGACTAAAAGTAGACTCGATCAAATTGCCAATAACCAAGGCATACCACTATCTCAACTTGGAGTAAGATTTGAAAGGTTCGCATTAAGTACAATCAGACCGGGTAATCCAGTCCCTCAGAACAACAGACATTTTCCTTCATCGCTAAGGCAAACCAAAGCTGGTATAGGTAATGTAGAACCAGATGGGGTAGAACCGCTTGTGGTTACTATAATTCCTTTTCTTAACCCTCAAACCTACCCGGATAGTGTCTTTTATGAGTCAAAGGCAGTAAAAGGTACTTTATTACCTCCGAGTTATGAGCGCTATCAAATTCTTGGTTTCCTAGATGTTCTTGGTAGGAGTCCTGCGCGCGCTGCGGGTGAAAACCCAGCGATTTTTTTCCTTACTACATCTGATGTAAGGACGATAAGTTCTCGAACAATTCTTGAAGCTAACCGTAGAAATACAGGAGTCTGGCATTCTATAGGGTGCGAAGATGCACCACTGTCTGGCGATCTTCAGATGGGTCCGTTTGCACTAAGGAATCCCTTTTTGTATATCAGAACTGGAAGATTTCCAACAGGTTATGGTGGTCCCGGAAGCATTGGCAGGCTCTAAAAGCATCTCAAACAATGGCGATATATTTTGTCAGAGCAGAAGGTATTCCTCTAGAGCAGCGTAGAGGGATTGAAACGATTGATCGCAATATTTTATTTGTCCTGGTTCGAGCATCCGTTGAACCAGTCGCACAAGCGTTCAGCGCGTTCAGGCAGATGGATGTCTGGGTACGTGATGCTTATGAGCGTGAAATTGGAATCGAGAATGAAAGCACCTTTGTTTTTCAGTTGCGGAGACATCCGTGGAGCATAGTTTACAAACCTTATATGCCGTCGGAGCGGCTCTATTTAACTGAAGAAGATGCTCGAAGTATTTCTGAAACACTAGGTACTTCCGCTATTTACTACGCAGGTAGCGACACTTGTGGCACCCTTGAATACCATTTATACCGTAATGGTCTTTGTGTAGAAAAACTGGTCTTTGAAGAGGAAGTCTCACTGGAATTTCAGTCTCAGTTGCGTCAATTTGAAGCGAAGGATATCGGGGATGCCTACACATTTACGATGAACTTCATATGTGAACAGGACGCTTATGTTCCGAATATAGTTCAGGTGGAAGATTTAAGAGCAGGTCAACGCACAACTCTACGCTTTGAGGACTTGATGCCTCATGAGGTGGAACGAATGGATTACCTAGCACAACAGTAACTGTAAAAATTAAGATAAGGAGCAATATCATAATGAAAGGAGCAAAAAAGCTTCTGTCCCGTATATTTGGTTTAGGTGCTGCGGCTATACTCTGCCCTGCAATTCTTTACTCTGTAGCGAAAGCTCAGGAAAATTCAGATTGTTACATAGTAGACCCGTCCGGGCAGGTTAAAGATTTAAGTGGTTTATGCAGTCCAAACACTGAAGGACAAGAGTCGATACCTATGGCGAGTGCTGAAGAATTTTTCCAACGGGGGCGTGAGTTTGATAGCCAAGGTCAATCTCAAGAGGCAATTGCTGAGTACACGCGAGCAATTCAGCTTGATTCTAACTATGTTGAGGCTTATTTTTACCGGAGTAATCTTCTGGCTTTAGAAGGACAACCTCAAAAGGCAATTGAGGATGCAAAGAGAGCTGCGGCTATCCTTGAATCCAAAGGAGAATCACAATGGGCAGCGGCAATGCGGCAACACGAAGAAGTTATTCGGCAAGGCATTCGAGACGGTGAATTTTGACAAGATAGCTAGCATTTGTTAAAAGCGGAGCCGATTGCTGAGTAGATCATTCTTGTTCGGCAATTTCTGCATCTGGAGAGGTTCATTTTTATCGCTATGAATCGCGCCGACTATATGGTAATTCATGGTTTATCGCCTCAATTTCCTGCTGCTCTAATTCATTAACCTCACTAATGTAAGAACGCAAAATTTGAGCCAGGCGACGATTACAAAAGCGGTGCAGACTGTAATTAGGAGTGGCTGGAAAACCGCGACGTTTTTTGTGACGTCCACCGGCACCCGGATCAAAAGTTTGGATACCTTGGGCGATCGCCCACTCAATCGGTGTGTAATAGCAAGCATCAAAATGCAAGCACTCAATTTCTTGGAAACTACCCCAATATCGCCCATATAGCTTCTCACCCTTAGTGAGGCAAAAAGACATTCCGATCGGCTGCCGCTGATCTCGCTCAGTATAGGCGGCAACAAACAATACCCGATGGCGATAGTGAGCATATAACTGCTCAAAAAACCGCTTCGTCAGGTACTTACTACCCCACCAGCCAAACTTATCACACGTATCCGCATAGAAGCTGTACATCAAAGGAAACAGTGACTTAGAGATTTCATCACCAGTTAGCGTCTGGAGTCGCAAGCCTGCTTTTTCCACAGCTTTGCGCTCGCGTTTAATATTGCGGCGCTGGTTGGCGTTGAATACCGCCAAGTAGTCATCAAAAGTCTGAAACCCTAAATTCTGCCAAATATAGCTATGGTGCAGCCAAGGAGTGAAGCCGTGGCGTTCCAACACGAGTCGCCATTGGGGATCTACATACAGGAAATGACAACTAGAGATGCGATGGCGATCGCAGAAATGGTCAATCGCATTCACCATTAACCCTGTGATTTCATCCTCATCTTCTCCTGGTGCAATTAAGAAGCGATAGCCCTCAGCGGGGGTAAACGGCGACATTCCCAAAAGCTTTGGGTAATACTGTACTCCTACGCGTTGAGCCAAATCAGCCCATTGGTGGTCAAACACAAATTCACCATAGCTATGACCTTTGATATATAGGGGAGCAGCAGCAATTAGCGATCGCTCTCGCCACACAGTCAAATGATTTGGCAACCAACCCGCTTGTGCCGTGGCACTGCCAGAAGTTTCCAAATTGTTTAGCCACTCCCACTCTAAAAACGGCGTAGCGAGAGGCATAGCCAGGGCATCCCATTCAGATTGGGGGACTTCAGCAATTTTGTTAATCCAAGCAACAGAATAGCGAGGCTGTAGTTGTTCCACCATCGTGGGCTTTTAGGTAGGGAGCAGGGGAAGCAGGGGGAGCAGGGGGAGCAGGGGGAGCAGGGGGAGCAGGGGAAGAAAATCCAAAATCCAAAATCCCCTAACCCCTAACCCCTAACCCCTCATCCCTCATCCCTCTCATTAGCCTAATCTAATCTTTGAATCGTTGCCGACGATAGTGCAGAAAGACTTCTTGGTCGATTGTCTGTGCCGATAACAGTTCTAACCGTGGAGCCAACGCCGTATAAAATCCTGTTCCTTCTACTGGTGTAGGTGCTGTTGCACCACCCAAAATTATCGGACAAACTGTTAGCCAGAATTCATCAATTAAATCAGCTGCCACTAAAGAGCCGACCAATTGACCGCCGCCTAGTACCGCTAAACGTGACAAACCAAGAGATGCTAGCCGTTGCAAAGCAGCTACCCAGTCAATTTCCGGCGAGAAAGGCGTTGCTTCACATACCAGAATCTGTTCAAATTCTGAACGTCCTTCCCATTGCTTCGCCCCAACAGATGTTGTCAGCAACCAGCGGGGTACTGGTTGACGAAAGAAGTGTAATTGAGGATCAATATTAGCTTGTAGGGAAGCTAATATTTGCACTGGCTGGGGCGGTAATGAGCGCTCTTTTCTTTTTTGCAGCAGCTGAGGATTGGAAATGCTAAGCGTGGTGCCATAGGCGCGGAGGGTACTAGCACCGAATAAGACGGCATCAGCGGCAGCGATTTGTTTTTCCAGGTGGGCTTTGTCAGCTCGGGAGGAAAAACGGGCTGGCGATCGCTTGACATCAGCAATCTTGCCATCCATACTCATTGCCAAAACTACTGTGGTGTAAGGACGATTTTTTCGATAGTCAGCCATCGCTTCTCTTTTGTAACTTCTAAGTTAGTGTTGCGGTTCGTGATTGTAAAAAATGTAACTAAGTAAATGGATTGAAATTTGTTTACGCTCAACAGAGTGGTTCCCCAGGTTAATCTTTCTATAAATAATCCTTATACTGATTTAGTACCCCAAAATTTAGGTGTATTATTTATAACAATTCATCTTCGGGTAGGAGGAAAGCATCTCACGTTTGGCAAAATTTATTTCATAAAAGTATCCGGAGAGTTGAAACTGCAATCGGTAGATATCAATGATTTATGCGAAAGTGAGAGGCACTTTTTTGCCAGACCATGATTTCTAGACTAGTGAACAAATTTCTTTTCTAGCCGGTCTGTTTAAAAGTCATTGCTCATTGGGTTTTGCATCTGCTTTGGGGGATATTATATGGCTAAGCCCGGTCAATCCTCGTTTCGTCGTATTCTGCTATCGAGGATTTTGCTTCTGAGCGTACCAGTTTTACTGATCGGGGAAGCTGTGACTTTTAGGAAGGCACGCTCTAGCCTACTGGAGACTGCTCGCTGGAACTTAACTGAAAGTGCGGTGACAAAAGGGGAAAGCATAAGTAATACCATCACTGCCTTAAAAGCAAACTTGCTGGTGGCGAGTCAAACAACTGTTCTTCAGTCTGGTTCTGCAAAAGAAGCTCAACACTATCTTGAGCAGCTAGCGCCAAAACTGCCAAAACATACTCAGTGCATTCAACTTACAAATCTTGAAACGGGAGAGCTCATCGCTAGTACCTGTGGCAACGAGCATATTGGCTCGTATAGAGCGTATTATTATTCGTGGCCTCACCAACAAGAGCGAACCCTGCTAGACTCCGAATACATTTATGTTAAGCCGGTATTGGCTCCAGACTTACCTCAGTCGGCATCGCAGTTGAGCAAAGCAGATACTAACTATCCCCAAGGTCAACTGCAATTGCTTCTATGTGCTCCAGTTTACAATAGTGCGGGTCAACTAAGTTATGCCCTAAGTATTCAGTCTGCCTTGTACCAAAAAGCAAGTGATGAGCCAGGGTTGCTAGCAGGCTCTACTGTAGTAATCGATCAAGAAGGAACAATTCTGGCGCATCCCATCAGGTCACGGGTGGGGCGAAATATCGAGCAGGAGGCAGATGCAGAGCGACTTAAAAGCATTGTGAAAAACGCGATCGCTGGCCGAAAAGATTTTTTGCACCTGTCTTTCGATCAAAACGAACCAGAATTACTTGCCGGCTACAACGTCATCCCCAGTCCGATTACCAACAAGCCTAATCAACACTGGGTTATATTAGCCGTTACACGCCTAGATAATGCACTTTTTGGACTTCGAGATATTCAAGTCATCCTGTTTGTGCTGACAGTTGGCTTGTTAGGAGCAAGCCTGTTGGCAACATTATACATAACTCGCGATTTGGCACGACCACTAGAAAAATTGAGAGACTATGCTCTGAATCTTCAAAGTTACCACGTAGCAGAACGGGTGCCTCACAACTTCCAAATCCGAGAGGTGGAACAACTGGCGGAGGCACTCGACCACATGGTGGAACGCCTAAAAGCATCGGCAGAAGAGATAGAAACTGCTTGGGAAGAAGCCCAAGCCTCCAATCAGCTCAAAAGTGAGTTTTTAGCAACAACCTCCCATGAGTTGAGAACCCCCCTTAACGCTATTATTGGCTGCGTTCGACTCGTTCGGGACGGCTGCTGCGATAACCGGGAAGAAGAAGTAGATTTTCTAGAGCGAGCTAATGAAGCAGCAATTCACTTGCTTGGCATTATTAATGACTTACTCGACATTGCCAAAATTGAAGCTGGTAAGCTGTCAGTGACCATGGTACCCACTGATCTGTGCCAAGTTATCAAGGAAGTAATCAATCTCCAGACCGTTCACATTCAACAAAAAGGCTTGGAACTGATAGTTACCGATTTGCAAGAGCCAATTTTTGTTCAGGCAGACCTAGCTAAGCTAAAGCAGGTGTTACTTAATGTGATCGGCAATGCAGTTAAGTTCACAGATCGGGGAAGCATCACCATTAAGACGCAGATAGAACCAACAACCGACCATCTGGATAATGGCAGTATCTCCTCATCGGTGGTTATTACCGTACAGGATACGGGAGTTGGCGTTGACCCTGCCCAACAGCATAAACTGTTTCGCCCCTTTGTGATGGTAGATGGTACAACAACGCGCAAGTTTGGTGGCACTGGCTTAGGGCTTGCCATTTCACGGAACTTAATCGAGCTGATGGGAGGGAGTATTATGCTGTGTAGTGCTGGTAGCGGCAAGGGAACAACGGTAGCGATCACTTTGCCACTAATGGATGTTTCGCTAGTGCGTCCGCCCTTGACATCTGCACAGCCATCACGCCAGGCTCAGCATAACAGTTCCGACGTTAGCGTTGATGGCGTTAGTTCCACCACAGTGCAGCCAGAAGCCTTAGCGTCTCCGAAGCAGAAAACCTTCGAAAGGGTGGGAGATCCTGTATTCGATCCAGCTAGCTGCATGGTTAGTGTAACATTTGATGAAAATCTAAACGGCAAAAGATGAAGTAGGAAGTTAATAGAACAGCTACTTTGGGAAAACTTGAAGAAAAACAACATTCCCATTTGCGGTTGTAAATCAACATAGGAGAGATCAACAGCAAAATCATTCCACAACCCCACCATCTTGAAGCATGAACCCACTTACTGGGGTGAGGTTACTCATTTAAAATAAAAAAAAGGAAGTGAGAATATGGCACCTATTCAGCGTACTGCACAAGCGGTTTGGAGTGGAGACTTACGCAGCGGCAACGGTAAAATCAGCAGCACTAGTGGCATTCTCAAAGAAACCCCCTACAGCTTTGCCACTCGGTTTGAGAACTCTCCAGGCACTAATCCCGAAGAGCTAATTGCGGCAGCCCATGCTGCCTGTTATAGCATGGCATTTGCTTTCACGCTAAGTAACAAAGGATATCAACCAACAAGCGTTGAGACACAGGCAGTATGCTCACTGGAACCTCAAGCAACAGGAGGTTTCAAGATTACAAAGATCCGGCTGGAAACGAGGGGACAGGTTCCCAATATTGATGCAGCGACATTCCAACAGGTCGCACAGGAGGCTGAAGCGGGGTGTCCTGTCTCGAACGCACTACGTGGAGGAGTAGAGATTGAACTAGATGCCACTTTGGTATAATCGGTCAAATCCAGCACTATATTTCACCTCAACTCTCCCTACTATTACGCTGCTACTCGGGAAGATCTGCAAAGGGTAGCTTATTTGCTACTGGCCCACGATTCCAGGCACTAACGATTGAATTTGCAGAATTATTCCCCGTCTTTGCTGTGAGAATTGCTTAAAATCACAGTGAAGCATCCTGTTCTTGAGCCTAGCGCATGGCAAAAACACGTTCCCGCCCTCCTAAAGCAGTTATTAAAACTTCTCTTGATTATTTCTACGACAAACCGGGTAGCCTGCCAGGAACCCTCAGCATTGAAGCAGATGCTACACCACCAGTCATTGATTTGATCGACTACAACCAGACTAATGTTACCCGCAAGCAAGTAGCGACACCGGAGGAATGTATTCCCTACTTAGATACTGACTCTGTTTCTTGGGTCGATGTACAAGGCTTGGGCAGTGAAAACGTTTTGCAACGGATCGGTCAGGTCTTTAAGTTGCATCCGCTCGTCCTAGAAGATGTGGTCAATGTTCCCCAGCGTCCGAAAGTGGAGGACCACGAAGACCAGCTGGTAATTATTACCCGCATGGTAATGCCTAAAGGCAGCGAAGTGGGTTTCTATAGCGAGCAAGTGAGTTTTGTCTTAGGCCAACATTACCTATTGACAGTACAGGAAGAGCCAGAACATGATTGTTTTGAACAGGTGCGAGTGCGTATTCGCAACAACAAAGGTACGCTTCGCAAACATGGCGCTGATTATTTAGCATACACACTTATAGACGCCATCATCGATGGCTTTTTTCCTGTGTTGGAAGATTATGGCGAGCGAATAGAGGAGTTAGAGGAAGAAGTAGTAACTAACCCGACGCGGCAAACTTTAGAAAAAATTTATCGAATCAGGCGAGATTTACTGAACCTGCGCCGTTCAATTTGGCCGCAACGGGATGCGATTAATTCCCTGATCCGCGATGGCAGCGATTTAATTAGCGATCATGTACAAGTTTACCTGAGAGACTGTTACGACCATGCAATTCAAGTACTAGATATGGTGGAAACCTATCGGGAATTGACTTCTGGATTAATGGATGTCTATTTGTCAGCAGTCAGTAACAGGATGAATGAGATTATGAAGCTGCTGACAGTGATTTCGTCGATATTTATTCCACTCACTTTTGTTGCTGGTATCTATGGTATGAACTTCAATACAGAAACATCTCCCTGGAATATGCCTGAGCTGAATTGGTACTGGGGTTATCCACTTTGTTTAGCAAGTATGACAGCGATCGCCGCTGGGTTAGTCTATTTCTTCTGGCGGCGTGGGTGGTTTGAGAATTTTTCAACAATCCAGGATGATTCTAGTGCGACGAATATAAGTAAAACTGTTATAACCACTCCACGCTTAAGTAGAGTGCGTAAAGCGCCGCCTCGCTAATCACTCACTACAAAAAAGTCTTCTCTCCCTCTGCCCAAAACCTACACGCACGACTACACTGGATTAAGGGAGAGAGTAGGCGCAGGCAGTTGCAGATCAGTCAAGGCAGCTGGTCTGAGGAAAGTCCGGGCTCCCGAAAGACCAAACTTGCTGGGTAACGCCCAGTGCGGGTGACCGTGAGGATAGTGCCACAGAAACATACCGCCTTCATGATTTTGGATTGCCGATCTTGGATTTTGGATTCAATCCAAAATCCAAGATCTAAAATCTAAAATTGTTGGGGGTAAGGGTGCAAAGGTGCGGTAAGAGCGCACCAGCAGCGTTGAGAGGCGCTGGCTCGGTAAACCCCGGTTGGGAGCAAGGTCAAAGGAACTATGGTTGGTCTTTTACCAGTTCTACTGCCTTAGAACCGCTTGAGGCGTCTGGCAACAGATGTCCCAGATAGATAACTGCCCTCTAAGTGGCACTGTCGCTTAGAGAACAGAACCCGGCTTATGACCAACTCTCTTCCCCACCTCTTAACCCAGTTGCAGATAGTCGTACAAACCAAAGCAGGGGAAGCAGGGGGAGCAGGGGGAGCAGGGGGAGCAACAGTGTAATCCAAAGTCCAAAATCCAAAATCTAAAATCCCCTCGCCCCTAACCCCTGAAATGACCCTGAGTTATCCCCGTCGTCAAAAGCAACTTCAAAGCTTGGTACAGAAATTGGGACTTCCAGCACAAGCACCAGTACAGT
This window of the Chroococcidiopsis sp. CCMEE 29 genome carries:
- a CDS encoding TPM domain-containing protein codes for the protein MKQLLNQGFNWKQHWQSLILLVLMILSTLLMASPARATGVYQMPNLAAGDRTWVIDQAEVLSLVNEGKISSKLEDLAKQTGNEVRMVTIRRLDYGETPASFIQALFEKWFPTSEAQANQTLLMIDTLTNGTAIVSGDQVKSLMTDKIAQSVANETVLVPLREGEKYNQAFLDASDRLVAVLSGQPDPGAPQVTETVPVEGTFKSAEETNSGNATIWVVGLLIAATIIPMATYYLYVR
- a CDS encoding DUF4346 domain-containing protein translates to MERTLESLAAIDDKLSKRYIDLDPGGYFIIYLDREAGLICAKHFTNTINQRGLAVDPETGKPIPVRGKVERTHTTLYSGRTAKEICIEIFEQTQPSLVTRLDHAAYLGREFVRAEIALVTGQEYVQD
- a CDS encoding tetratricopeptide repeat protein, which gives rise to MKGAKKLLSRIFGLGAAAILCPAILYSVAKAQENSDCYIVDPSGQVKDLSGLCSPNTEGQESIPMASAEEFFQRGREFDSQGQSQEAIAEYTRAIQLDSNYVEAYFYRSNLLALEGQPQKAIEDAKRAAAILESKGESQWAAAMRQHEEVIRQGIRDGEF
- a CDS encoding GNAT family N-acetyltransferase, whose translation is MVEQLQPRYSVAWINKIAEVPQSEWDALAMPLATPFLEWEWLNNLETSGSATAQAGWLPNHLTVWRERSLIAAAPLYIKGHSYGEFVFDHQWADLAQRVGVQYYPKLLGMSPFTPAEGYRFLIAPGEDEDEITGLMVNAIDHFCDRHRISSCHFLYVDPQWRLVLERHGFTPWLHHSYIWQNLGFQTFDDYLAVFNANQRRNIKRERKAVEKAGLRLQTLTGDEISKSLFPLMYSFYADTCDKFGWWGSKYLTKRFFEQLYAHYRHRVLFVAAYTERDQRQPIGMSFCLTKGEKLYGRYWGSFQEIECLHFDACYYTPIEWAIAQGIQTFDPGAGGRHKKRRGFPATPNYSLHRFCNRRLAQILRSYISEVNELEQQEIEAINHELPYSRRDS
- a CDS encoding RibD family protein gives rise to the protein MADYRKNRPYTTVVLAMSMDGKIADVKRSPARFSSRADKAHLEKQIAAADAVLFGASTLRAYGTTLSISNPQLLQKRKERSLPPQPVQILASLQANIDPQLHFFRQPVPRWLLTTSVGAKQWEGRSEFEQILVCEATPFSPEIDWVAALQRLASLGLSRLAVLGGGQLVGSLVAADLIDEFWLTVCPIILGGATAPTPVEGTGFYTALAPRLELLSAQTIDQEVFLHYRRQRFKD
- a CDS encoding ATP-binding protein translates to MAKPGQSSFRRILLSRILLLSVPVLLIGEAVTFRKARSSLLETARWNLTESAVTKGESISNTITALKANLLVASQTTVLQSGSAKEAQHYLEQLAPKLPKHTQCIQLTNLETGELIASTCGNEHIGSYRAYYYSWPHQQERTLLDSEYIYVKPVLAPDLPQSASQLSKADTNYPQGQLQLLLCAPVYNSAGQLSYALSIQSALYQKASDEPGLLAGSTVVIDQEGTILAHPIRSRVGRNIEQEADAERLKSIVKNAIAGRKDFLHLSFDQNEPELLAGYNVIPSPITNKPNQHWVILAVTRLDNALFGLRDIQVILFVLTVGLLGASLLATLYITRDLARPLEKLRDYALNLQSYHVAERVPHNFQIREVEQLAEALDHMVERLKASAEEIETAWEEAQASNQLKSEFLATTSHELRTPLNAIIGCVRLVRDGCCDNREEEVDFLERANEAAIHLLGIINDLLDIAKIEAGKLSVTMVPTDLCQVIKEVINLQTVHIQQKGLELIVTDLQEPIFVQADLAKLKQVLLNVIGNAVKFTDRGSITIKTQIEPTTDHLDNGSISSSVVITVQDTGVGVDPAQQHKLFRPFVMVDGTTTRKFGGTGLGLAISRNLIELMGGSIMLCSAGSGKGTTVAITLPLMDVSLVRPPLTSAQPSRQAQHNSSDVSVDGVSSTTVQPEALASPKQKTFERVGDPVFDPASCMVSVTFDENLNGKR
- a CDS encoding OsmC family protein is translated as MAPIQRTAQAVWSGDLRSGNGKISSTSGILKETPYSFATRFENSPGTNPEELIAAAHAACYSMAFAFTLSNKGYQPTSVETQAVCSLEPQATGGFKITKIRLETRGQVPNIDAATFQQVAQEAEAGCPVSNALRGGVEIELDATLV
- the corA gene encoding magnesium/cobalt transporter CorA, which produces MAKTRSRPPKAVIKTSLDYFYDKPGSLPGTLSIEADATPPVIDLIDYNQTNVTRKQVATPEECIPYLDTDSVSWVDVQGLGSENVLQRIGQVFKLHPLVLEDVVNVPQRPKVEDHEDQLVIITRMVMPKGSEVGFYSEQVSFVLGQHYLLTVQEEPEHDCFEQVRVRIRNNKGTLRKHGADYLAYTLIDAIIDGFFPVLEDYGERIEELEEEVVTNPTRQTLEKIYRIRRDLLNLRRSIWPQRDAINSLIRDGSDLISDHVQVYLRDCYDHAIQVLDMVETYRELTSGLMDVYLSAVSNRMNEIMKLLTVISSIFIPLTFVAGIYGMNFNTETSPWNMPELNWYWGYPLCLASMTAIAAGLVYFFWRRGWFENFSTIQDDSSATNISKTVITTPRLSRVRKAPPR